The following proteins come from a genomic window of Paroceanicella profunda:
- a CDS encoding OsmC family protein, whose amino-acid sequence MTIKKTGSAAWEGGLKDGKGTISTQSGALKEHPYGFKTRFEGVAGSNPEELIGAAHASCFTMALSLILGEAGLTAERMDTTATVSLDQVDGGFAITAIHLDLKAKVPGTTAEQFADLAAKAKAGCPVSKLFGSNADISLDAALV is encoded by the coding sequence ATGACGATCAAGAAAACCGGTTCCGCCGCCTGGGAAGGCGGCCTGAAGGATGGCAAAGGCACCATCTCCACCCAGAGCGGCGCGCTGAAGGAGCATCCCTACGGCTTCAAGACCCGCTTCGAGGGCGTGGCCGGCTCCAACCCCGAGGAGCTCATCGGCGCGGCGCATGCCAGCTGCTTCACCATGGCGCTGTCGCTCATCCTGGGCGAGGCGGGCCTGACGGCGGAGCGCATGGACACCACCGCCACCGTGAGCCTGGACCAGGTGGACGGCGGCTTCGCCATCACCGCCATCCACCTCGACCTGAAGGCGAAGGTGCCCGGCACCACGGCCGAGCAGTTCGCCGATCTCGCCGCGAAGGCGAAGGCCGGCTGCCCGGTGTCCAAGCTGTTCGGCTCCAACGCCGACATCAGCCTCGACGCCGCCCTGGTCTGA
- a CDS encoding esterase-like activity of phytase family protein: MRTALSGTCALAALTAMMALPAPRAGAQDATVAAPRSFNRIASFAVNDNLPAGTDPKTETSAEIIYADETGMTLVYTDSPLGVVGRIDISDPEAPKPLGVTQMNGEPTSVVVIGERAYVGVNTSPSYTEPSGKLVSMDLASGAETASCDIGGQPDSVAAARDASFIAVAVENERDEELGDGGLPQMPAGYVVVLPLIDGVVDCAAMVKADVTGLAEVAPEDPEPEFVDVNSRGEIAVTLQENNHIVVLDRTGKVLSHFSAGTVDLEGIDTQRDGALSFTDSQAGVAREPDSIQWLGDDRLVIANEGDWKGGARGWTVFSPAGEVLYENGTGFEKAIVQIGHYPEKRSNKKGVEPEAVETATFDGTPYAFIGSERGSVLGVYDMSGATPVLRQLLPSGMAPEGLVAIPSRGLLVSANESDLGAEGGARAQVMIYRLEDGPAAYPSLTSEGADELIGWGALSGLSADPDEAGRLYAVNDSFYAMQPTIFTIDATAKPARITAALPVTRGGQPAQKLDMEGIFADADGSFWIGNEGNTEKLVPHAILHVGADGAIREEIGFPAALLAGETRFGIEGITRIGDRLWLAIQRPWGDDPKGMVKLVSYDLASKDWGAVHYPLDTAGAGWIGLSEIALQGDRVLIVERDNQIGAAARVKKLYAVPVSALQPAPLGDALPVVTKTLVHDFLPDLAAPKGYVVDKIEGFTVDAAGEGFAVTDNDGVDDSSGETHFFSIGKP; the protein is encoded by the coding sequence ATGAGAACCGCATTGTCTGGCACCTGCGCGCTGGCGGCCCTGACGGCCATGATGGCCCTGCCGGCCCCCCGCGCGGGCGCACAGGACGCCACCGTGGCCGCGCCGCGCAGCTTCAACCGCATCGCCTCCTTCGCGGTGAACGACAACCTGCCCGCAGGCACGGACCCGAAAACCGAGACCTCCGCCGAGATCATCTACGCCGATGAGACCGGCATGACCCTGGTCTACACCGACAGCCCGCTGGGCGTGGTGGGGCGCATCGACATCTCCGACCCCGAGGCCCCGAAGCCGCTGGGCGTCACGCAGATGAACGGCGAACCCACCTCCGTGGTGGTGATCGGCGAGCGGGCCTATGTGGGGGTGAACACCTCCCCGAGCTACACGGAGCCCTCGGGCAAGCTGGTGAGCATGGATCTCGCCAGCGGCGCGGAGACCGCGAGCTGCGACATCGGCGGCCAGCCCGACAGCGTGGCCGCCGCGCGCGACGCGAGCTTCATCGCCGTCGCGGTGGAGAACGAGCGCGACGAGGAGCTGGGCGACGGCGGCCTGCCGCAGATGCCCGCCGGCTACGTGGTGGTCCTGCCGCTGATCGACGGCGTGGTGGATTGCGCGGCCATGGTGAAGGCCGATGTGACCGGCCTCGCCGAGGTGGCGCCGGAGGACCCGGAGCCGGAATTCGTGGACGTGAATTCCCGCGGCGAGATCGCCGTCACCCTGCAGGAAAACAACCACATCGTGGTGCTGGACCGCACCGGCAAGGTGCTGTCGCATTTCTCCGCCGGCACGGTGGACCTCGAGGGCATCGACACGCAGCGTGACGGCGCGCTCTCCTTCACCGACAGCCAGGCCGGCGTGGCGCGCGAGCCCGATTCCATCCAGTGGCTGGGCGACGACCGGCTGGTGATCGCCAACGAGGGCGACTGGAAGGGCGGCGCGCGCGGCTGGACCGTGTTCTCCCCCGCGGGCGAGGTGCTCTACGAGAACGGCACCGGCTTCGAGAAGGCCATCGTGCAGATCGGCCATTACCCCGAGAAGCGCTCGAACAAGAAGGGTGTGGAGCCCGAAGCGGTGGAAACGGCCACGTTCGACGGCACGCCCTATGCATTCATCGGCTCCGAGCGCGGCTCGGTCCTGGGCGTCTACGACATGAGCGGCGCCACCCCGGTGCTGCGCCAGCTGCTGCCCTCGGGCATGGCGCCGGAGGGGCTCGTGGCCATCCCGTCGCGCGGGCTTCTGGTGAGCGCGAACGAATCCGACCTCGGCGCGGAGGGCGGCGCGCGCGCACAGGTGATGATCTACCGGCTGGAGGACGGCCCGGCGGCCTATCCCTCCCTCACCTCCGAGGGCGCGGATGAGCTCATCGGGTGGGGCGCGCTCTCCGGCCTCTCCGCCGACCCGGATGAGGCCGGCCGGCTCTACGCGGTGAACGACAGTTTCTACGCCATGCAGCCGACCATCTTCACCATCGACGCCACAGCGAAACCGGCCCGCATCACCGCGGCGCTGCCGGTCACCCGCGGCGGCCAGCCGGCGCAGAAGCTCGACATGGAGGGCATCTTCGCCGATGCCGACGGCAGCTTCTGGATCGGCAACGAGGGCAACACCGAAAAGCTGGTGCCCCACGCCATCCTGCACGTGGGCGCGGACGGCGCCATCAGGGAGGAGATCGGCTTCCCCGCCGCGCTGCTGGCCGGCGAGACGCGCTTCGGCATCGAGGGCATCACCCGCATCGGAGACCGGCTCTGGCTTGCCATCCAGCGCCCTTGGGGGGATGACCCGAAGGGCATGGTCAAGCTCGTCTCCTACGATCTGGCCAGCAAGGACTGGGGCGCGGTGCACTACCCGCTCGACACCGCCGGGGCGGGCTGGATCGGCCTCTCCGAGATCGCGCTGCAGGGCGACCGGGTGCTGATCGTGGAGCGTGACAACCAGATCGGCGCCGCAGCCCGGGTGAAGAAGCTCTACGCCGTCCCGGTGTCCGCGCTGCAGCCGGCGCCGCTGGGCGACGCGCTTCCGGTGGTCACGAAGACGCTGGTGCACGACTTCCTGCCCGACCTCGCCGCGCCGAAGGGCTACGTGGTCGACAAGATCGAGGGCTTCACCGTCGATGCCGCCGGCGAGGGCTTCGCCGTCACTGACAACGACGGCGTGGATGACAGTTCCGGCGAGACGCATTTCTTCTCGATCGGCAAGCCCTGA
- a CDS encoding alpha,alpha-trehalose-phosphate synthase (UDP-forming), with protein MSRIIVVSNRLPSPRSSAGGLAVALTDCLSATGGVWIGTSEDIATEPGQRLRPLDETESLFVKMGFDLTRQEHENYYLGYSNSVLWPVFHGRADLMDYREEYDISYHALNARLAAMIAGLLRPGDLLWVQDYHFLPLAAELRRLGVSNAIGLFLHIPFPDTNDLQVIPDHVELLRALLDYDLIGLQTQRDVNAFLGSCRTCAGAELMIDGSVSAFGKRTAVASFPIGIDTEGFALEASRTLPPRHVEDPERQHLIIGVDRLDYSKGLPQRFLAYERLLETHPELAGRVSFLQIAPPTRSGLRAYSEIRAELERLAGCINGAHADIDWTPLRYIHRALPREQLGSLYRRARVGLVTPLADGMNLVAKEYVAAQDPENPGVLVLSRFAGAAEQMTEALLVNPHDRGAVAQAIHRALRMPLGERRARHASLMRKLLEEDITWWSTTYLKRLRDTVWHRKIVTAQSELASQIPG; from the coding sequence ATGTCTCGCATCATCGTGGTATCTAACCGCCTTCCGAGCCCGCGCAGTTCTGCCGGCGGGCTGGCCGTGGCCCTGACCGACTGCCTCTCCGCCACCGGCGGCGTGTGGATCGGCACCAGCGAGGACATCGCGACGGAGCCGGGCCAGCGCCTGCGCCCGCTCGACGAAACCGAATCGCTGTTCGTGAAGATGGGCTTCGACCTCACGCGCCAGGAACATGAGAACTACTATCTCGGCTATTCCAACTCGGTGCTCTGGCCGGTGTTTCACGGCCGCGCCGACCTGATGGACTACCGTGAGGAATACGACATTTCCTACCACGCGCTGAACGCGCGGCTGGCGGCGATGATCGCCGGGCTGTTGCGTCCGGGCGACCTTCTGTGGGTGCAGGACTATCACTTCCTGCCGCTCGCGGCAGAACTGCGCCGGCTGGGGGTGTCGAATGCCATCGGGCTGTTCCTGCACATCCCCTTCCCCGACACCAATGACCTGCAGGTGATCCCGGACCATGTGGAGCTGCTGCGCGCGCTGCTGGACTATGACCTGATCGGCCTGCAGACCCAGCGCGACGTGAATGCCTTCCTCGGCTCCTGCCGGACCTGCGCGGGGGCGGAGCTGATGATCGACGGCAGCGTCTCGGCCTTCGGCAAGCGCACCGCGGTGGCGAGCTTCCCGATCGGGATCGACACCGAGGGCTTCGCGCTGGAAGCCTCGCGCACCCTGCCGCCGCGCCACGTGGAGGACCCGGAGCGCCAGCACCTGATCATCGGCGTGGACCGGCTGGACTATTCCAAGGGCCTGCCGCAGCGCTTCCTCGCCTATGAGCGCCTGCTGGAAACCCATCCCGAACTGGCCGGACGGGTGTCGTTCCTGCAGATCGCGCCGCCCACGCGCTCGGGCTTGCGCGCCTACAGCGAGATCCGCGCCGAGCTGGAGCGCCTCGCCGGCTGCATCAACGGCGCGCATGCGGACATAGACTGGACGCCGCTGCGCTACATCCACCGCGCCCTGCCGCGCGAGCAGCTCGGCTCGCTCTACCGCCGCGCGCGGGTGGGGCTGGTGACGCCGCTGGCCGATGGCATGAACCTGGTGGCCAAGGAATACGTGGCCGCGCAGGACCCGGAGAACCCCGGCGTGCTGGTGCTGTCGCGCTTTGCCGGCGCGGCCGAGCAGATGACCGAGGCGCTGCTGGTCAACCCGCATGACCGCGGCGCGGTGGCCCAGGCCATCCACCGTGCGCTGCGCATGCCGCTGGGCGAGCGCCGGGCCCGGCACGCCTCGCTGATGCGCAAGCTGCTGGAGGAAGACATCACCTGGTGGAGCACCACCTATCTCAAGCGCCTGCGCGACACGGTGTGGCACCGCAAGATCGTGACCGCCCAGAGCGAGCTGGCCAGCCAGATTCCGGGGTGA
- the otsB gene encoding trehalose-phosphatase yields the protein MTDPRAPTSGAPAGNRPAGGPPPVPDLSRHALFLDFDGTLVDIAPRPDDIRIPEILPGLLTALDAAAGGAIALVSGRRLADLRGFLPEFRGVIVGSHGSETWPEDAAPAPGLRQPDAGPVRAALRALAATRAAYLFEEKPAGAVIHFRADPALDAEARAAAEAVVAAHPGFALQRAKMAYEIHPAGVSKDRAVARLMDRAPFRGRVPVFAGDDTTDEPALGWVRAREGISVHVGDRPDTAAAWRLDSPAALRDWLARAVSVEERG from the coding sequence ATGACTGACCCCCGTGCGCCCACATCCGGCGCCCCTGCCGGGAACCGCCCGGCGGGCGGGCCCCCGCCGGTGCCCGACCTGTCGCGCCACGCGCTGTTCCTCGACTTCGACGGCACGCTGGTGGACATCGCGCCGCGCCCCGACGACATCCGCATCCCCGAGATCCTGCCCGGGCTGCTGACCGCGCTCGACGCGGCGGCGGGCGGGGCGATCGCGCTGGTCTCCGGGCGGCGGCTGGCGGACCTGCGCGGCTTCCTGCCGGAGTTTCGCGGCGTGATCGTGGGATCGCACGGCTCGGAGACCTGGCCGGAGGACGCAGCACCCGCCCCCGGGCTGCGGCAGCCGGACGCCGGGCCGGTGCGCGCGGCCCTGCGCGCGCTCGCCGCCACCCGCGCGGCCTATCTCTTCGAGGAGAAACCCGCCGGGGCGGTCATCCACTTCCGCGCCGACCCTGCGCTTGACGCGGAGGCACGCGCGGCGGCGGAGGCGGTGGTGGCCGCGCATCCCGGCTTCGCCCTGCAGCGCGCGAAGATGGCCTACGAGATCCACCCCGCCGGGGTGTCGAAGGACCGGGCGGTGGCGCGGCTCATGGACCGGGCGCCGTTCCGCGGCCGCGTCCCGGTGTTCGCCGGGGACGACACGACGGACGAGCCCGCACTCGGCTGGGTGCGGGCCCGGGAGGGCATTTCGGTGCATGTGGGCGACAGGCCGGACACCGCCGCCGCCTGGCGGCTGGACAGCCCCGCCGCGCTGCGCGACTGGCTGGCGCGCGCCGTCAGTGTGGAGGAGCGGGGCTGA
- the treY gene encoding malto-oligosyltrehalose synthase, which yields MIPRATYRLQFHPGFTLTDARRIVPYLDALGVSHVYASPLTAARPGSTHGYDVADPTRVNPELGGEPALRALSAALNERRMGLILDIVPNHIGIGADTPWWTDLLAQGPHSPHAAAFDVDWSRHGGRVLLPLLGTPLAQALAAGEIRVAEAPGLPGGFAAVAHGAHWLPLRPEDCAGLAKAGPEGLVALDPRTGAGLARLEELLSRQHWLLAWWRSGHDLLNWRRFFSITDLAGVRVEEEAVFEAVHALPLALYQDGVIDGLRVDHVDGLTDPAGYCRRLRAALDDRAPARPATALPGPAWLVVEKILGPGETLARDWEVDGTTGYDFMDAVSALQHAPDGAAPLARAWQAVSGRHAQFAPEEHRARRQMLAWEFGAQFGATLDAFERLAAETPETAHLTRGMIERALRSLLETFPVYRTYGTGDSAPRSDAAIRARARARALPEAAPGETEAIDRVLDWLAGEAPGPSGRAAEAVRRFQQLSAPIAAKAVEDTAFYRHAPLLSRNDVGFDPECFSLPVAAFHARMAQMQADFPHTMLATATHDHKRGEDARARLAVLSAAPQDWIAESAAWTALLGPAAEGVDGGDVAMLLQGLVGAWPAGLDGAARDTREQFRDRLSAWAVKALREAKLRSSWTAPDTAYEARVTALLDHALLGPGGRALRDRVADWMARIEAPAALNALSQTALRLTAPGVPDTYQGSETGDFSLVDPDNRRPVDFERLAARLAEGDSAKQALVHRLLTLRRHRPELFRGPWEGLVAEGPAAAHVIGWMRGAGDTRLVCASGLRFGGPRLPGAAFWDGTMLRLPDSLATATCTDILGGPATSLARGSLARLFAGQDMPLVLLLTGPQTEDLTDD from the coding sequence ATGATCCCTCGTGCCACCTACCGGTTGCAGTTCCACCCCGGCTTCACCCTCACCGACGCGCGCCGCATCGTGCCCTATCTCGACGCGCTGGGGGTGAGCCATGTCTATGCCTCGCCGCTCACCGCCGCGCGGCCCGGATCGACGCATGGCTACGACGTGGCCGACCCCACCCGGGTGAACCCGGAACTGGGCGGCGAGCCGGCGCTGCGCGCGCTGTCCGCGGCGCTCAACGAACGCCGGATGGGGCTGATCCTCGACATCGTGCCGAACCACATCGGCATCGGCGCCGACACGCCCTGGTGGACCGACCTGCTGGCGCAGGGCCCCCACAGCCCGCATGCCGCGGCCTTCGACGTGGACTGGTCGCGCCACGGCGGCCGGGTGCTGCTGCCCCTGCTCGGCACCCCGCTGGCGCAGGCGCTGGCGGCGGGGGAGATCCGCGTGGCCGAGGCGCCCGGCCTGCCCGGCGGCTTCGCCGCCGTCGCCCATGGCGCGCACTGGCTGCCGCTGCGCCCGGAGGATTGCGCCGGGCTCGCGAAGGCCGGGCCAGAGGGGCTGGTGGCCCTGGACCCGCGCACGGGGGCCGGCCTGGCCCGGCTGGAGGAGCTGCTCTCCCGCCAGCACTGGCTGCTGGCCTGGTGGCGCAGCGGGCATGACCTGCTGAACTGGCGGCGCTTCTTCTCCATCACCGATCTCGCCGGGGTGCGCGTGGAGGAGGAGGCGGTGTTCGAGGCGGTGCACGCCCTGCCGCTGGCGCTCTACCAGGACGGGGTGATCGACGGGCTGCGCGTCGACCACGTGGACGGGCTCACCGACCCGGCCGGCTATTGCCGCCGCCTGCGCGCGGCCCTCGACGACCGCGCCCCCGCCCGCCCCGCGACCGCGCTGCCCGGCCCGGCCTGGCTGGTGGTCGAGAAGATCCTCGGCCCGGGCGAGACGCTCGCGCGCGACTGGGAGGTGGACGGCACCACCGGCTATGACTTCATGGATGCCGTCTCCGCCCTGCAGCACGCGCCGGACGGCGCGGCGCCGCTCGCCCGCGCCTGGCAGGCGGTGTCGGGCCGCCACGCGCAGTTCGCGCCGGAGGAGCACCGCGCCCGGCGCCAGATGCTGGCCTGGGAATTCGGCGCCCAGTTCGGGGCCACTCTGGACGCCTTCGAGCGCCTTGCCGCCGAAACGCCGGAGACCGCGCATCTCACCCGCGGCATGATCGAGCGCGCGCTGCGCAGCCTGCTGGAGACCTTCCCGGTCTACCGCACCTACGGCACCGGCGACAGCGCGCCGCGGAGCGACGCGGCCATCCGCGCCCGCGCCCGGGCCCGCGCCCTGCCGGAGGCCGCCCCGGGCGAGACCGAGGCGATCGACCGGGTGCTGGACTGGCTGGCCGGCGAGGCGCCCGGCCCCTCCGGCCGCGCCGCGGAGGCGGTGCGCCGCTTCCAGCAGCTCTCCGCGCCCATCGCTGCGAAGGCGGTGGAGGACACCGCCTTCTACCGCCACGCGCCCCTTCTGTCGCGCAATGACGTGGGCTTCGACCCGGAGTGCTTTTCCCTGCCCGTGGCCGCCTTCCACGCCCGGATGGCGCAGATGCAGGCCGACTTCCCCCACACCATGCTCGCCACCGCGACCCATGATCACAAGCGCGGCGAGGATGCGCGCGCCCGGCTCGCCGTGCTCTCCGCCGCGCCGCAGGACTGGATCGCGGAGAGCGCGGCCTGGACCGCCCTGCTCGGCCCGGCGGCCGAGGGCGTTGACGGCGGCGATGTCGCGATGCTGCTGCAGGGGCTGGTCGGCGCCTGGCCCGCCGGGCTGGACGGAGCGGCGCGCGATACGCGCGAGCAGTTCCGCGACCGGCTTTCGGCCTGGGCGGTGAAGGCGCTGCGCGAGGCCAAGCTCCGCTCCTCCTGGACCGCGCCGGACACGGCCTATGAGGCGCGGGTGACCGCCCTGCTGGACCACGCCCTGCTCGGCCCCGGAGGGCGCGCCTTGCGCGACCGGGTGGCGGACTGGATGGCGCGGATCGAGGCGCCCGCCGCGCTCAACGCCCTGTCGCAGACCGCGCTGCGCCTCACCGCGCCGGGCGTGCCGGACACCTACCAGGGCAGCGAGACCGGGGATTTCTCGCTCGTCGACCCGGACAACCGCCGCCCGGTGGACTTCGAGCGTCTCGCCGCCCGGCTCGCGGAGGGGGACAGCGCGAAGCAGGCGCTGGTGCACCGGCTGCTGACCCTGCGGCGGCACCGCCCCGAGCTGTTCCGCGGGCCCTGGGAGGGGCTGGTCGCGGAGGGGCCGGCCGCCGCGCATGTGATCGGCTGGATGCGCGGGGCGGGCGACACCCGGCTGGTCTGCGCCAGCGGGCTGCGCTTCGGCGGCCCGCGCCTGCCCGGCGCGGCCTTCTGGGACGGCACGATGCTGCGCCTGCCCGACAGCCTTGCCACCGCCACCTGCACCGACATCCTGGGCGGCCCGGCCACCAGCCTCGCCCGGGGCAGCCTCGCGCGGCTCTTCGCCGGGCAGGACATGCCGCTGGTGCTGCTGCTCACCGGCCCGCAGACGGAGGACCTGACCGATGACTGA
- the malQ gene encoding 4-alpha-glucanotransferase, with translation MNALTELATAAGLSPLWRDAQGRDQEVSPPALAAILGALGLPAQDDAACRDSLARLAEEAARPAPLAIGTAGTPLVLDRPGLSGRAELVLESGTRHPLTFDGGPAPALPPLEETGYHRLSLPDGTQMEIAICPARCPSPRDLGAPARCWGVAVQVPALQDDAAPDYGDFGALARFASALAGRGADLLAISPVHALFPAEPARFSPYAPSTRLFLNTALADPGLAGAREADVPGPGGRDDGLIDWEAAIPARRAALRRLFEARRSALADPLEEYVRARGEDLVLHATFDALHARFPGTSGWPDWPEEYHDPRGPEVLHFRGRAETDIAFHIFEQWLAERGLAEAQAAALAGGMHVGLVADLAVGMDAGGSHAWSRPGELLTGLSVGAPPDPLGPDGQDWGLTTFDPRALRRTGFRAWRETLRASLRQCGGLRIDHILGLRRLWVIPHGAPSTEGAYLAFPQQDMLRLLALEASRAGAIVVGEDLGTVPEGLREDLAEAGLMGMRVLWFERDAAGAYTPPEGWEADALAMSGTHDTPTVAGWWSGRDIDWTWRLGRGGPAATEPAHRALRARERSRLWQAFCASGAAEGAEPAPEQTVPVVEAALAHVASAACAVALLPAEDLFGLTEQPNLPGTTDAHPNWRRRLPPDTPARLEDPAVEARIARISATRHADTAAVSPAAPPRPASSDPQGPGSP, from the coding sequence ATGAACGCGCTGACCGAGCTTGCCACCGCCGCCGGCCTGTCCCCGCTCTGGCGCGACGCGCAGGGGCGCGACCAGGAGGTGAGCCCGCCGGCGCTCGCCGCCATTCTCGGCGCGCTCGGCCTGCCCGCGCAGGACGATGCCGCCTGCCGTGACAGCCTCGCGCGCCTTGCCGAGGAGGCCGCCCGGCCCGCGCCGCTGGCCATCGGCACCGCCGGCACGCCGCTGGTGCTGGACCGTCCGGGCCTGTCGGGCCGCGCCGAACTGGTGCTGGAGAGCGGCACGCGCCACCCGCTCACCTTCGACGGCGGCCCCGCCCCGGCACTGCCGCCGCTGGAGGAGACCGGCTACCACCGGCTCTCCCTGCCCGACGGCACGCAGATGGAAATCGCGATCTGCCCGGCGCGCTGCCCCTCCCCGCGCGACCTCGGCGCTCCGGCGCGCTGCTGGGGCGTAGCCGTGCAGGTGCCGGCGCTGCAGGACGACGCGGCGCCGGATTACGGCGATTTCGGCGCCCTCGCGCGCTTTGCCTCCGCGCTGGCCGGGCGCGGCGCCGACCTGCTGGCCATCAGCCCGGTGCACGCGCTGTTCCCGGCCGAACCGGCGCGCTTCAGCCCCTACGCCCCCTCCACGCGGCTGTTCCTCAACACCGCGCTCGCGGACCCCGGCCTCGCCGGCGCACGGGAGGCGGACGTGCCCGGCCCCGGCGGCCGGGACGACGGGCTGATCGACTGGGAGGCCGCGATCCCGGCCCGCCGCGCGGCGCTGCGCCGGCTGTTCGAGGCGCGGCGCAGCGCGCTGGCCGACCCGCTGGAGGAGTACGTCCGCGCCCGCGGCGAGGACCTCGTTCTGCACGCCACCTTCGACGCGCTGCACGCGCGCTTTCCCGGCACCTCCGGCTGGCCCGACTGGCCGGAGGAATACCACGACCCCCGCGGCCCCGAAGTGCTGCATTTCCGCGGCCGGGCCGAAACCGACATCGCCTTCCACATCTTCGAACAATGGCTGGCCGAGCGCGGCCTGGCGGAGGCGCAGGCCGCGGCGCTGGCGGGGGGAATGCACGTCGGGCTGGTCGCCGATCTCGCGGTGGGAATGGACGCGGGCGGCAGCCATGCCTGGTCCCGTCCGGGAGAGCTGCTCACCGGCCTCTCCGTCGGCGCGCCGCCGGACCCGCTGGGCCCCGACGGGCAGGACTGGGGCCTCACCACCTTCGATCCCCGCGCCCTGCGCCGCACCGGCTTCCGCGCCTGGCGCGAAACCCTGCGCGCCAGCCTGCGCCAATGCGGCGGGCTGCGCATCGACCACATCCTCGGCCTGCGTCGGCTCTGGGTGATCCCGCATGGCGCGCCCTCCACCGAGGGCGCCTACCTCGCCTTCCCGCAGCAGGACATGCTGCGCCTGCTGGCGCTGGAGGCGAGCCGCGCCGGCGCCATCGTGGTGGGCGAGGACCTCGGCACCGTGCCCGAGGGCCTGCGCGAGGACCTCGCGGAGGCGGGGCTGATGGGCATGCGGGTGCTGTGGTTCGAGCGCGACGCCGCCGGCGCCTACACCCCGCCGGAGGGCTGGGAGGCCGACGCCCTCGCCATGTCGGGCACCCATGACACGCCCACCGTGGCGGGCTGGTGGAGCGGGCGGGACATCGACTGGACCTGGCGGCTGGGGCGCGGCGGCCCGGCGGCCACCGAACCCGCCCACCGCGCCCTGCGCGCGCGTGAACGCAGCCGCCTGTGGCAGGCCTTCTGTGCCAGCGGCGCCGCCGAGGGCGCGGAGCCCGCGCCGGAGCAGACCGTGCCGGTGGTCGAGGCCGCGCTCGCGCATGTCGCCTCCGCCGCCTGCGCGGTGGCGCTGCTGCCGGCGGAGGACCTCTTCGGCCTCACCGAGCAGCCCAACCTGCCCGGCACCACCGACGCCCATCCGAACTGGCGCCGCCGCCTGCCCCCCGACACGCCCGCGCGCCTCGAGGACCCGGCGGTGGAGGCGCGCATCGCGCGCATCTCCGCCACCCGCCACGCGGACACCGCGGCCGTTTCGCCCGCCGCGCCCCCCCGACCAGCTTCCTCCGACCCGCAAGGACCCGGCTCCCCATGA